ATGCCATTCATTGACAATCGCTTGTCACTGTACTAATAAAACGCTGGGTTGGTAGCCGAATCacaattcaaatataaactGAAGACTTAATTATGTAGTCAGAGCTTAAAAAACATGCGGAAACGActctgttaaaattttaaatcgcttcccctttaaaaaaaaaaaagagaaaaaaacatcgCATGATACtcgattataatttaatttagttGAAGTTATATTTGGTTTAATTCATATAGTAAAATCTCTTTATTCTAGGAAGGTTCACAAATCTAGTAGCAAGATGGCCAGGCAGTACCCACGACAGTCATATGTTAAGGACCAGCAACCTAAGAACCGTTTTAGAGAGGGACAACAACGGTTTACAAAATGGCATTCTTCTTGGTGACAGTGGTTATGCCTGTAAACCCTATTTAGTTACACCATACTTGAGACCATCTGACCAGAGCCAAGAAAGATACAATGGTTCACATTGCAGAACAAGAGTTACAATAGAAAGAGCTTTTGGATGGTGGAAAAGACGTTTCCACTGTCTACATGGAGAACTTAGGATGCACCCTGAGAGAGTCTGCACAATAATTGGtatgatatctttaaaacccGATAAGTATAGtgtctaaaatatatataaaatataatatacggGAGTTTTTTCATTAATCAATATTTTCGACTGACAGTGAAATACTGTATTCATTTAGGGACTTACTATTTTTTACCTGGGAAAGGGGCTGGTCATTTTGAAATCATACACATTTAGTTTTCTTGACCCCCCCCTataatatttcactttttttatttgaccccCCTTTATCGTTGCCTATTTAACATACCAAAATTTTGTtcacaaaaatattgcaaacaATAAATATCCTCAGTGGATTGAGTCCAAAACCATATTTTGCCTTGAAATAGGGCTCTTCCAAGAATATTAGTTGATCATAGATCGGCAAGCCAGTACTTTGAACttttttctgacttttttttcGGATTTCCTGTATACTGGACTATAATTTAGCTAAACAAGTTAATCACaacatttatagctgactatgcaatatgggctgtgctcattgttgaacgggccgtacgatgacctgtagttgttaatttctgtgtcattttttggCTCCTGTGGAcgtttgtctcattggcaatcgtaccataTATTCATTTAACATTTGATTTGTGAATGCAGGAGAGAGTGGTGTCGCTcccttttaatatatttaaaaaaaaaattggtagaTGATATCGGAAGAGATTATTCAAACAATCATGACGACAGCGCCGCCCCCTTTTTTCCAAATGTTAGTTTATACATTGTAAACTGCCTTCTTACATTTTCTTTCATGAAACCAGAgacataaaatacaattgtattatatgtctctgatgaaATCTCAAATATCTGAACCCCGTTAAATAAATGTTAGGTATACCTTTAATATATTCAGAGTTGATCAATACGGGCCTGAATTGGTACAGACGCTTTAAAGTTATAAACACACTTACCAAttgaaaaatttgcaatatgtataaccgactttaaataaatcttgtATGCTTATGCAGACATATAACCCAAAATGATATACGTTATTTTGCGTCTAACGATAAACGGTGCCGTCGCCAGAAATGAGATACgtgttttagcatttttttttaactgttacctatttattttagaaaaccagtatttaaaatttacttaatttttaatattttttttctctcgaatAAATGTATGATGGTAAAACTATTTTCACTGTGTTTGACATTTCGATTGGTCCAAAAATCGAATAAAACGTACACAGTTAATTATCTCGTTGTCTTGTACGAGATTACGTGTTTATTTACATCCGGGGACCGTCACCTGGACAACAAGTACATCAGAAAGGGGGAacatacatttaacattttgaaaacagaaaatccAGGAACATACTGAACAATGGTAGGTGTATGGATGATTCCTAGTGATATATTCAATCCCTCTTCCTGTcttacctgttttttttttaaattctactACACAAAAACGACAAAAcaacatgaaatttaaacatgttatgctgtttttgtatttgaaatacacATGATATCCTAAACCAATATTTAGATAAATTGgttattttcctctttttttttaaacatttattacaatATTGTGTATAGTTTATATGGTAGTATGTTGTTGACCTGATCATTTATCAAATAATCTGTAAAGAGGATTCATTGcaaatagatttattttgatCTGCTTTCTTCAACCTGTCTACTTATAGGGTACTTATTTCTCTTTCAAACTGATTGACCCCTTTTTCTTCAGAAGGAACTATCTGTTCAGCGTAAGAAAATAATTAACTGATTGAAACATTGGTTTTGGTGTCTGACACTCAAATTTCCGAGAcctaaaactttcaaaaatagaGTAAACCCACAGACTTATTACTACTGATCATGCTAACTATTGAAATTTGCATAGGAAACACCTTCTTCCAGCTAAACCATTTGTGTTGATTTGGAAAGTAGAGGACCTTAGAATAAGTGTGTAAAAACTGTGgagttattgaaaatattttcaaggtGTGCTAATTTATAGCAAAATGAAACTCACTATGAACCCAGAAAATTTAACAATGTATGTGAAAAAATGTCTCTGCTTCAATACAAGCCATCAAACATtttagtccgagattactctgacgtccaacggctgttttgccaggcAAGCTGCGGCCGTGGGGTGTCAGTGCTCGTCCCattatcaaaaagtggatatttgcccacccaaaatagatgcgctacTTCATCGCTTCTGGTGCCGACTGAtggccttggaattatataaatcaggCATCAAtctcttcttttttcatttatctcttcagttatgtaagtttcacttacccatttttccatattttaacagttttcacagAGTCCCATCGATTTCGACATTTTGACTTTCACTTTCAAAAGGACGTCAAGTTACGAGAGATTTTGTGGTCTCAAGACTTAAAATATGcaaatacttatattttttcaattcctTTATAGGAGATCAATGTTTAACATTTAGTAGCCAATCACGATTTTCCCCCTCTGCCGGAGATTGGTTTGAAGCATTTAGTTCCGACCACGTTATAATCGGAAGCTCTCAGACATTTAGATAACTTGCATCCTAAATGAACGAGGTGTTACATTATGGTCATTTGCATAAATCATCATTGTTTTCCCGTAGTCACCTgataatctttgaaaatgaaaggcaAAATGCCGAAATCGATGGGTCTCTGTGAAAActgttaaatatataacagttaAGATATAGACTGAGCTACAGAAGAAATTGTTAACATAACTGGC
This is a stretch of genomic DNA from Mytilus trossulus isolate FHL-02 chromosome 6, PNRI_Mtr1.1.1.hap1, whole genome shotgun sequence. It encodes these proteins:
- the LOC134723099 gene encoding putative nuclease HARBI1 — encoded protein: MAGFPGVIGCIDGTHVWIQRPSENEPAFINRKGYPSINVQAVCDSKGRFTNLVARWPGSTHDSHMLRTSNLRTVLERDNNGLQNGILLGDSGYACKPYLVTPYLRPSDQSQERYNGSHCRTRVTIERAFGWWKRRFHCLHGELRMHPERVCTIIGMISLKPDKYSV